In one window of Paraburkholderia phymatum STM815 DNA:
- a CDS encoding anhydro-N-acetylmuramic acid kinase, whose amino-acid sequence MDNTGNKADGVYFGLMSGTSMDGVDGVAVEFAAGKAPVVRSQAFVGFSEGLREALFSLQQAGDNEIEREALAANALAARYTVCCHELLRSGNLSAADVRAIGVHGQTVRHRPEKGYTRQINNPALLAEMTHIDVIADFRSRDVAAGGQGAPLVPAFHATVFGAKNETRVVCNLGGISNITVLSANGAVRGFDCGPANALLDEWAHRHLHKPFDENGQFAATGQVHRPLLNAFLDEPFFEAQPPKSTGRDLFNPEWLDAKLQGFSDVGPADVQATLVALTAVTVAREIERHAPDCKAVYVCGGGARNPQLMKALQSALAESGCSGVPVLTTDALGVPPHQVEPLAFAWLAMRCVAREPGNLPSVTGAADTRVLGAIYPR is encoded by the coding sequence GTGGACAACACAGGTAATAAGGCAGACGGCGTGTACTTCGGGTTGATGTCAGGCACGAGCATGGACGGCGTGGACGGTGTCGCGGTCGAATTTGCGGCGGGCAAGGCGCCCGTCGTGCGATCGCAGGCGTTCGTGGGCTTTTCCGAAGGCCTGCGCGAAGCACTGTTCAGCCTTCAGCAAGCCGGCGACAACGAAATCGAGCGCGAGGCGCTGGCCGCCAATGCGCTGGCCGCGCGATATACGGTGTGCTGCCACGAGCTGTTGCGCTCGGGCAATCTGTCCGCCGCCGACGTCCGCGCGATCGGCGTGCACGGTCAGACAGTGCGGCATCGGCCGGAGAAGGGCTATACGCGGCAGATCAACAACCCCGCGCTGCTCGCGGAAATGACGCATATCGACGTGATCGCCGATTTCCGAAGCCGTGATGTGGCGGCGGGCGGCCAGGGCGCGCCGCTGGTACCTGCGTTTCACGCCACGGTTTTCGGCGCGAAGAATGAGACGCGCGTGGTGTGCAATCTCGGCGGAATCAGCAACATTACGGTTCTCTCGGCAAACGGCGCAGTACGCGGCTTCGATTGTGGTCCCGCGAACGCACTGCTGGACGAATGGGCACACCGGCATCTGCACAAGCCGTTCGACGAGAACGGTCAATTCGCCGCCACGGGCCAGGTGCATCGGCCACTATTGAACGCATTTCTCGACGAGCCGTTTTTCGAGGCGCAGCCGCCAAAAAGCACGGGACGCGACCTGTTCAATCCGGAGTGGCTCGACGCAAAGCTACAAGGTTTTTCGGACGTCGGCCCCGCCGACGTCCAGGCGACGCTGGTCGCGCTGACTGCGGTGACCGTCGCACGCGAAATCGAGCGCCATGCACCGGACTGCAAGGCGGTCTACGTGTGTGGAGGCGGCGCGCGCAATCCGCAACTCATGAAAGCGCTGCAGAGCGCGCTTGCCGAAAGCGGCTGCAGCGGCGTTCCCGTTCTGACGACCGACGCGCTCGGTGTGCCGCCGCATCAGGTGGAGCCGCTGGCGTTTGCATGGCTGGCGATGCGTTGCGTCGCGCGCGAGCCCGGGAATCTGCCGTCCGTGACGGGTGCCGCCGATACACGCGTGCTCGGCGCGATTTACCCGCGTTGA
- the erpA gene encoding iron-sulfur cluster insertion protein ErpA encodes MDAVTDTPVTEMPAPFVFTDAAADKVKELIEEEGNPELKLRVFVQGGGCSGFQYGFTFDEAINEDDTVMNKSGVQLLIDSMSYQYLVGAEIDYKDDINGAQFVIKNPNATTTCGCGSSFSV; translated from the coding sequence ATGGACGCAGTGACCGACACCCCCGTGACCGAGATGCCGGCACCGTTCGTCTTTACTGACGCAGCGGCTGACAAGGTCAAAGAACTGATCGAAGAAGAAGGCAACCCGGAGCTCAAGCTGCGCGTTTTCGTGCAAGGTGGCGGCTGCTCCGGCTTTCAATATGGTTTCACCTTCGACGAAGCAATCAACGAAGACGACACTGTGATGAACAAGAGCGGCGTCCAGCTGCTGATCGACTCGATGAGCTACCAGTATCTGGTGGGCGCGGAGATCGACTACAAGGACGACATCAACGGTGCTCAGTTCGTGATCAAGAACCCGAACGCCACGACCACTTGCGGTTGCGGTTCGTCGTTTTCGGTGTGA
- the rpsI gene encoding 30S ribosomal protein S9 — protein MIGNWNYGTGRRKSAVARVFIKAGKGDIVVNGKPIADYFSRETSLMIVRQPLELTNHGTTFDIKVNVSGGGETGQAGAVRHGITRALMDYDATLKPALSNAGFVTRDAREVERKKVGFHKARRRKQFSKR, from the coding sequence ATGATCGGTAACTGGAATTACGGTACGGGCCGCCGCAAGAGCGCAGTTGCTCGTGTCTTCATCAAGGCTGGCAAGGGCGACATCGTCGTCAACGGCAAGCCCATCGCTGACTACTTCTCGCGCGAAACGTCGCTGATGATCGTGCGCCAGCCGCTGGAACTGACGAACCACGGCACGACGTTCGACATCAAGGTCAACGTGTCGGGCGGCGGTGAAACGGGTCAGGCAGGCGCAGTTCGCCACGGCATCACCCGCGCGCTGATGGACTACGACGCAACGCTGAAGCCGGCACTGTCAAACGCTGGCTTCGTCACGCGCGATGCACGTGAAGTCGAGCGTAAGAAGGTCGGTTTCCACAAGGCACGTCGCCGCAAGCAGTTCTCGAAGCGTTAA
- the rplM gene encoding 50S ribosomal protein L13, producing MKTFSAKAHEVTREWFVIDATDKVLGRVASEVAHRLRGKHKPEFTPHVDTGDFIIVINAGKLKVTGNKTTDKKYYRHSGYPGGIYETTFGKMQERFPGRALEKAVKGMLPKGPLGYAMIKKLKVYADATHPHSAQQPKSLEI from the coding sequence ATGAAGACGTTTTCCGCAAAAGCCCATGAGGTGACGCGCGAATGGTTTGTGATTGACGCGACGGATAAGGTTCTCGGCCGTGTCGCCAGCGAAGTGGCACACCGTCTTCGCGGCAAGCACAAGCCTGAATTCACTCCGCACGTCGACACCGGTGATTTCATCATCGTTATCAACGCCGGCAAGCTGAAGGTCACGGGCAACAAGACCACGGACAAGAAGTACTATCGCCACTCGGGCTACCCGGGCGGTATCTATGAAACGACGTTCGGCAAGATGCAAGAGCGCTTCCCGGGCCGTGCGCTCGAGAAGGCGGTCAAGGGCATGCTGCCGAAGGGCCCGCTGGGCTACGCGATGATCAAGAAGCTGAAGGTCTACGCAGACGCAACGCATCCGCACTCGGCACAACAGCCGAAGTCGCTCGAGATCTAA
- a CDS encoding OsmC family protein has translation MECKVSWMGQDGMAFAAETGSGHLVAMDGAPEGGGRNLAPRPMEMVLLGTGGCTAYDVVMILKKSHQEITGCSVTLKAERASEDPKVFTKVHFHFTVTGKNLNPSTVERAINLSHDKYCSASIMIAKTAQLTHSFDIVAG, from the coding sequence ATGGAATGCAAAGTCAGCTGGATGGGTCAGGACGGCATGGCATTCGCCGCCGAAACGGGCAGCGGCCATCTCGTCGCCATGGACGGCGCGCCCGAAGGCGGCGGTCGCAATCTGGCGCCGCGTCCGATGGAAATGGTGCTGCTTGGCACGGGCGGCTGCACCGCGTATGACGTCGTGATGATTCTGAAGAAGAGCCACCAGGAAATCACCGGCTGCTCGGTGACGTTGAAGGCCGAGCGCGCAAGCGAGGACCCGAAGGTCTTCACCAAGGTTCACTTCCACTTCACGGTGACGGGCAAGAACCTCAATCCGTCGACGGTAGAGCGCGCGATCAATCTGTCGCACGACAAATACTGCTCGGCGTCGATCATGATCGCGAAGACGGCCCAACTCACGCATTCGTTCGACATCGTCGCGGGCTGA
- the pyrC gene encoding dihydroorotase: MTASTAASVDTLTFARPDDWHLHVRDGAMLAAVLPHTARQFGRAIIMPNLKPPVTTTEMARAYRERIVAAIPAGVKFEPLMTLYLTDNTPPEEIRRARESGFVHGVKLYPAGATTNSDAGVTDIRKCAKTLEMMQETGMPLLVHGEVTDSSIDLFDREKVFIDRVMTPLRRDFPALKVVFEHITTKDAADYVRDSGAPPELLGATITAHHLLYNRNAIFQGGIRPHYYCLPVLKRETHRVALVEAATSGNPRFFLGTDSAPHPKGLKEHACGCAGCYTALHALELYGEAFDTAGALDKLEGFASFHGADFYRLPRSEETVTLRREQWTLPAELEAGDTPVVPLRGGEAIGWKLI, translated from the coding sequence ATGACTGCCTCTACCGCTGCTTCCGTCGATACCCTCACGTTCGCCCGTCCCGATGACTGGCACCTGCACGTCCGCGATGGCGCGATGCTCGCCGCTGTTCTGCCGCACACTGCGCGCCAGTTCGGCCGCGCGATCATCATGCCGAACCTGAAGCCGCCCGTCACGACGACGGAAATGGCGCGGGCGTATCGCGAGCGCATCGTGGCGGCGATTCCCGCCGGCGTGAAGTTCGAGCCGCTGATGACGTTGTATCTCACCGACAACACCCCGCCCGAAGAAATCCGCCGGGCACGCGAGAGCGGCTTCGTGCATGGCGTGAAGCTCTACCCGGCGGGTGCGACGACGAACTCGGACGCAGGCGTCACCGACATCCGCAAGTGCGCGAAGACGTTGGAGATGATGCAGGAAACGGGCATGCCGCTGCTCGTGCATGGCGAAGTGACGGATTCGTCGATCGATCTGTTCGACCGCGAGAAAGTGTTCATCGACCGCGTGATGACGCCGCTGCGCCGCGATTTCCCAGCGTTGAAAGTCGTGTTCGAGCACATCACGACAAAAGATGCCGCCGACTACGTACGCGATTCGGGCGCGCCGCCTGAACTGCTCGGCGCGACGATTACCGCGCATCACCTGCTGTACAACCGCAACGCGATCTTCCAGGGCGGCATTCGTCCGCATTACTACTGCCTGCCTGTGTTGAAGCGCGAAACGCATCGCGTGGCGCTCGTCGAGGCGGCGACGTCGGGCAATCCGCGCTTCTTCCTCGGCACGGACAGCGCACCACATCCGAAGGGCCTGAAGGAACACGCGTGCGGCTGCGCGGGTTGCTACACGGCGCTGCATGCGCTCGAGCTGTACGGGGAAGCGTTCGACACGGCGGGCGCGCTCGACAAGCTGGAAGGTTTTGCCAGCTTCCACGGTGCGGATTTCTACCGTCTGCCGCGCAGCGAAGAGACAGTGACGCTGCGCCGCGAACAGTGGACGCTGCCCGCGGAGCTCGAGGCTGGTGATACGCCCGTCGTGCCATTGCGCGGCGGCGAAGCGATCGGCTGGAAGCTCATCTGA